Proteins encoded together in one Cicer arietinum cultivar CDC Frontier isolate Library 1 chromosome 4, Cicar.CDCFrontier_v2.0, whole genome shotgun sequence window:
- the LOC101494361 gene encoding 3-isopropylmalate dehydratase large subunit, chloroplastic-like isoform X3, which produces MAFSCSSIITYKSKTPMTATEKILARACEKSEVKAGENAWINVDVLMINDITCPGVCGTFKREFGNTAKVWDREKIVVIPDHYIFTNDERAHRNVDTARDFCVEQDIKYFYDIQDRSNFRANPDYKGVCHVALAQEGHCRPGEVLLGTDSHTTSAGAFGQFATGVGNTDAAFILGTGKILLKVPATLRFVLDGEMPNYLLAKDLILNIIGEISMSGATYKTMEFVGTTIESLTMEERMTLCNMVVEAGGKNGIVAADRTTYKYLEDKTSTPYEPIFSDEKARFQAEYRFDVSELEPLVAKPHSPDNRALARECNNVKIDRVYIGSCTGGKTEDFMAAAKVFLAGGKTVKVPTFLVPATQKVWMDLYTLEVPGSGGKTCSQIFEEAGCDPPASPSCAACMGGPKDTYGRLNEPKQVCVSTTNRNFPGRMGHIEGHVYLASPYTAAASALTGFVTDPRKFL; this is translated from the exons ATGGCTTTCAGCTGTTCCTCTATCATCACTTACAAG AGTAAAACTCCAATGACTGCAACAGAGAAGATACTGGCCAGAGCTTGTGAGAAGAGTGAGGTTAAGGCAGGGGAAAATGCATGGATTAATGTAGATGTTTTGATGATCAATGATATTACTTGTCCTGGTGTGTGTGGAACCTTCAAGAGAGAGTTTGGTAACACTGCAAAG GTTTGGGACCGTGAAAAGATTGTAGTTATTCCGGATCATTACATATTCACAAATGATGAACGTGCACACCGTAATGTGGATACTGCAAGAGACTTTTGTGTGGAGCAAGATATTAAGTACTTCTATGACATTCAAGATCGTAGCAACTTTAGG GCTAATCCTGATTATAAAGGTGTTTGTCACGTTGCTCTTGCACAAGAGGGTCATTGCAGACCTGGAGAG GTTTTGCTTGGTACAGATTCGCACACGACATCAGCTGGAGCATTTGGTCAATTTGCTACTGGAGTTGGCAACACTGACGCAGCTTTTATATTGGGGACAGGGAAGATCTTACTCAAG GTGCCTGCAACATTGAGATTTGTACTTGATGGTGAAATGCCAAACTATTTGCTTGCAAAGGACCTTATTTTGAAT ATCATTGGAGAAATATCTATGTCTGGTGCAACATACAAAACGATGGAGTTTGTTGGGACCACCATTGAAAGTTTAACT ATGGAAGAAAGAATGACACTGTGCAACATGGTTGTAGAAGCTGGAGGAAAAAATGGTATTGTTGCTGCTGACAGGACCACATACAAGTACCTTGAG GATAAGACATCTACACCCTATGAACCAATTTTCAGTGATGAGAAAGCTAG ATTTCAAGCGGAGTACAGGTTTGATGTATCAGAGTTGGAGCCGTTGGTGGCAAAG CCACATTCCCCTGATAACCGTGCTTTGGCAAGAGAATGCAACAATGTTAAAATTGACAGAGTATACATTGGATCATGCACTGGTGGAAAGACTGAAGATTTTATGGCTGCGGCAAAAGTTTTCTTAGCTGGT GGAAAAACTGTCAAGGTTCCTACTTTTCTTGTTCCTGCTACCCAAAAG GTTTGGATGGACTTATACACGCTTGAGGTACCTGGCTCGGGTGGCAAAACATGTTCACAGATATTTGAAGAAGCTGGTTGTGATCCACCTGCAAGTCCTAGCTGTGCTGCGTGTATGGGAGGCCCAAAAGACACTTACGGACGCTTAAATGAACCCAAG CAGGTCTGTGTCTCAACAACAAATCGAAATTTCCCTGGTAGGATGGGTCACATTGAAGGCCATGTATATCTTGCTTCCCCATATACTGCAGCAGCATCTGCATTAACGGGTTTTGTAACTGATCCGAGGAAGTTCTTGTAG
- the LOC101493726 gene encoding uncharacterized protein gives MEFVHKIVDIAKRASNNDTVINFGLLASFAILGVRSMNQQNTLAALEAEKESLIKSNKSIRKTLWDWKQQLYAESSTDSALISLDKLQAIYGEAPPPQQSTHGDTVRKDATSSGPAKIMI, from the exons ATGGAGTTTGTTCACAAAATAGTTGACATAGCTAAGAGAGCTTCAAACAACGATACGGTGATCAATTTTGGTCTTCTTGCTTCTTTTGCAATACTTGGAGTGAGATCTATGAATCAGCAAAACACCCTTGCAGCTTTAGAAGCTGAGAAGGAATCTCTAATCAAATCCAATAAGTCCATTAGGAAAACCCTCTGGGATTGGAAACAGCAGCTTTATGCTGAATCCTCAACTGATTCTGCTTTGATTTCCCTGGACAAACTTCAAGCCATCTACGGCGAAGCCCCACCTCCTCAACAGTCTACACATG GAGATACTGTGAGGAAAGATGCAACTTCATCTGGTCCAGCCAAAATAATGATCTGA
- the LOC101494361 gene encoding 3-isopropylmalate dehydratase large subunit, chloroplastic-like isoform X1, with amino-acid sequence MAFSCSSIITYKKDQLGFCAFPSSFPSSFFTDKKCNKTISKKIVSLVSPQKNKPNLSAVGSSKTPMTATEKILARACEKSEVKAGENAWINVDVLMINDITCPGVCGTFKREFGNTAKVWDREKIVVIPDHYIFTNDERAHRNVDTARDFCVEQDIKYFYDIQDRSNFRANPDYKGVCHVALAQEGHCRPGEVLLGTDSHTTSAGAFGQFATGVGNTDAAFILGTGKILLKVPATLRFVLDGEMPNYLLAKDLILNIIGEISMSGATYKTMEFVGTTIESLTMEERMTLCNMVVEAGGKNGIVAADRTTYKYLEDKTSTPYEPIFSDEKARFQAEYRFDVSELEPLVAKPHSPDNRALARECNNVKIDRVYIGSCTGGKTEDFMAAAKVFLAGGKTVKVPTFLVPATQKVWMDLYTLEVPGSGGKTCSQIFEEAGCDPPASPSCAACMGGPKDTYGRLNEPKQVCVSTTNRNFPGRMGHIEGHVYLASPYTAAASALTGFVTDPRKFL; translated from the exons ATGGCTTTCAGCTGTTCCTCTATCATCACTTACAAG AAAGATCAATTGGGATTCTGTGCTTTTCCTTCATCATTTCCATCTTCCTTTTTTACCGATAAGAAATGCAATAAAACAATATCAAAGAAGATTGTTTCTTTGGTGTCACCTCAAAAGAACAAACCCAACCTTTCTGCAGTTGGCTCA AGTAAAACTCCAATGACTGCAACAGAGAAGATACTGGCCAGAGCTTGTGAGAAGAGTGAGGTTAAGGCAGGGGAAAATGCATGGATTAATGTAGATGTTTTGATGATCAATGATATTACTTGTCCTGGTGTGTGTGGAACCTTCAAGAGAGAGTTTGGTAACACTGCAAAG GTTTGGGACCGTGAAAAGATTGTAGTTATTCCGGATCATTACATATTCACAAATGATGAACGTGCACACCGTAATGTGGATACTGCAAGAGACTTTTGTGTGGAGCAAGATATTAAGTACTTCTATGACATTCAAGATCGTAGCAACTTTAGG GCTAATCCTGATTATAAAGGTGTTTGTCACGTTGCTCTTGCACAAGAGGGTCATTGCAGACCTGGAGAG GTTTTGCTTGGTACAGATTCGCACACGACATCAGCTGGAGCATTTGGTCAATTTGCTACTGGAGTTGGCAACACTGACGCAGCTTTTATATTGGGGACAGGGAAGATCTTACTCAAG GTGCCTGCAACATTGAGATTTGTACTTGATGGTGAAATGCCAAACTATTTGCTTGCAAAGGACCTTATTTTGAAT ATCATTGGAGAAATATCTATGTCTGGTGCAACATACAAAACGATGGAGTTTGTTGGGACCACCATTGAAAGTTTAACT ATGGAAGAAAGAATGACACTGTGCAACATGGTTGTAGAAGCTGGAGGAAAAAATGGTATTGTTGCTGCTGACAGGACCACATACAAGTACCTTGAG GATAAGACATCTACACCCTATGAACCAATTTTCAGTGATGAGAAAGCTAG ATTTCAAGCGGAGTACAGGTTTGATGTATCAGAGTTGGAGCCGTTGGTGGCAAAG CCACATTCCCCTGATAACCGTGCTTTGGCAAGAGAATGCAACAATGTTAAAATTGACAGAGTATACATTGGATCATGCACTGGTGGAAAGACTGAAGATTTTATGGCTGCGGCAAAAGTTTTCTTAGCTGGT GGAAAAACTGTCAAGGTTCCTACTTTTCTTGTTCCTGCTACCCAAAAG GTTTGGATGGACTTATACACGCTTGAGGTACCTGGCTCGGGTGGCAAAACATGTTCACAGATATTTGAAGAAGCTGGTTGTGATCCACCTGCAAGTCCTAGCTGTGCTGCGTGTATGGGAGGCCCAAAAGACACTTACGGACGCTTAAATGAACCCAAG CAGGTCTGTGTCTCAACAACAAATCGAAATTTCCCTGGTAGGATGGGTCACATTGAAGGCCATGTATATCTTGCTTCCCCATATACTGCAGCAGCATCTGCATTAACGGGTTTTGTAACTGATCCGAGGAAGTTCTTGTAG
- the LOC101494361 gene encoding 3-isopropylmalate dehydratase large subunit, chloroplastic-like isoform X2, with the protein MAFSCSSIITYKKDQLGFCAFPSSFPSSFFTDKKCNKTISKKIVSLVSPQKNKPNLSAVGSSKTPMTATEKILARACEKSEVKAGENAWINVDVLMINDITCPGVCGTFKREFGNTAKVWDREKIVVIPDHYIFTNDERAHRNVDTARDFCVEQDIKYFYDIQDRSNFRANPDYKGVCHVALAQEGHCRPGEVLLGTDSHTTSAGAFGQFATGVGNTDAAFILGTGKILLKVPATLRFVLDGEMPNYLLAKDLILNIIGEISMSGATYKTMEFVGTTIESLTMEERMTLCNMVVEAGGKNGIVAADRTTYKYLEDKTSTPYEPIFSDEKARFQAEYRFDVSELEPLVAKPHSPDNRALARECNNVKIDRVYIGSCTGGKTEDFMAAAKVFLAGGKTVKVPTFLVPATQKVWMDLYTLEVPGSGGKTCSQIFEEAGCDPPASPSCAACMGGPKDTYGRLNEPKVCVSTTNRNFPGRMGHIEGHVYLASPYTAAASALTGFVTDPRKFL; encoded by the exons ATGGCTTTCAGCTGTTCCTCTATCATCACTTACAAG AAAGATCAATTGGGATTCTGTGCTTTTCCTTCATCATTTCCATCTTCCTTTTTTACCGATAAGAAATGCAATAAAACAATATCAAAGAAGATTGTTTCTTTGGTGTCACCTCAAAAGAACAAACCCAACCTTTCTGCAGTTGGCTCA AGTAAAACTCCAATGACTGCAACAGAGAAGATACTGGCCAGAGCTTGTGAGAAGAGTGAGGTTAAGGCAGGGGAAAATGCATGGATTAATGTAGATGTTTTGATGATCAATGATATTACTTGTCCTGGTGTGTGTGGAACCTTCAAGAGAGAGTTTGGTAACACTGCAAAG GTTTGGGACCGTGAAAAGATTGTAGTTATTCCGGATCATTACATATTCACAAATGATGAACGTGCACACCGTAATGTGGATACTGCAAGAGACTTTTGTGTGGAGCAAGATATTAAGTACTTCTATGACATTCAAGATCGTAGCAACTTTAGG GCTAATCCTGATTATAAAGGTGTTTGTCACGTTGCTCTTGCACAAGAGGGTCATTGCAGACCTGGAGAG GTTTTGCTTGGTACAGATTCGCACACGACATCAGCTGGAGCATTTGGTCAATTTGCTACTGGAGTTGGCAACACTGACGCAGCTTTTATATTGGGGACAGGGAAGATCTTACTCAAG GTGCCTGCAACATTGAGATTTGTACTTGATGGTGAAATGCCAAACTATTTGCTTGCAAAGGACCTTATTTTGAAT ATCATTGGAGAAATATCTATGTCTGGTGCAACATACAAAACGATGGAGTTTGTTGGGACCACCATTGAAAGTTTAACT ATGGAAGAAAGAATGACACTGTGCAACATGGTTGTAGAAGCTGGAGGAAAAAATGGTATTGTTGCTGCTGACAGGACCACATACAAGTACCTTGAG GATAAGACATCTACACCCTATGAACCAATTTTCAGTGATGAGAAAGCTAG ATTTCAAGCGGAGTACAGGTTTGATGTATCAGAGTTGGAGCCGTTGGTGGCAAAG CCACATTCCCCTGATAACCGTGCTTTGGCAAGAGAATGCAACAATGTTAAAATTGACAGAGTATACATTGGATCATGCACTGGTGGAAAGACTGAAGATTTTATGGCTGCGGCAAAAGTTTTCTTAGCTGGT GGAAAAACTGTCAAGGTTCCTACTTTTCTTGTTCCTGCTACCCAAAAG GTTTGGATGGACTTATACACGCTTGAGGTACCTGGCTCGGGTGGCAAAACATGTTCACAGATATTTGAAGAAGCTGGTTGTGATCCACCTGCAAGTCCTAGCTGTGCTGCGTGTATGGGAGGCCCAAAAGACACTTACGGACGCTTAAATGAACCCAAG GTCTGTGTCTCAACAACAAATCGAAATTTCCCTGGTAGGATGGGTCACATTGAAGGCCATGTATATCTTGCTTCCCCATATACTGCAGCAGCATCTGCATTAACGGGTTTTGTAACTGATCCGAGGAAGTTCTTGTAG
- the LOC101494047 gene encoding uncharacterized protein: MSQVLAPFQLLELNVISAQDLASVGRNMRTYAVAWVHPDRKLSTRVDTQGHTNPTWNDKFVFRVDDEFLYNDTSAFMIEIYALHWFKDIHVGTVRVLVGNLITPPSRPFHKDNAPIGMRFVALQVRRPSGRPQGILNIGVTVLDSSMRSMPLYTHNASAVGYRHLMGEKDAYDSHNHLSPHVFAAGGGKPELRRTKSDSSSVIASEAVMRHQRAMINMERACSAISGSEVSDNRVNKNRKKKKKKTSSSSSQTSSIISGDSGRFTSSVLSDAVVPWKVKNGKASSSPSDINVQPPPPPFNYEEQHGNNNNENEIHHDRDSDHEHEHDNKNDIDDNQKEVSSDNTVSDDTTTDTDVSEKQNIAYQVNATPKRHFPPSPAPRPAEYKNSPKPKFMKSPTMPEYRNSPKPHYKNSPLPEYKSSPKPQFKNSPMPEYKNSPKPQFKNSPMPEYKNSPMPEYKNTPKPQYMRSPTMPEYKNTPKPQYRNSPMPEFKNSPVPQFRNSPMPEFKNSPMAPVRNSPMPQFKNSPMPQFRNSPAVSKFNPAMGFSGSQRGTPMHPFGKINGAFEYATPMRSNLANMRPVMMTESELGPSPSEVAAAMARKPMVDEGDNSTMTRWSLDESVEGLGSKLDRWRTELPPVIDRGELSSLPTNSTKTSRHSRRHTDGGGGNGLFSCFSNICGVECSIVCGSDSKAKVKKNSRTRTSSTADDNTSIL; the protein is encoded by the coding sequence atgtctcAAGTATTGGCACCGTTCCAATTATTGGAACTAAATGTTATATCAGCACAGGATTTGGCTTCCGTAGGAAGAAACATGAGAACCTACGCGGTGGCTTGGGTTCATCCTGATAGAAAACTTTCCACACGTGTCGACACACAAGGCCACACCAATCCAACGTGGAATGACAAATTCGTTTTCCGCGTCGACGATGAGTTTCTATACAATGACACTTCCGCTTTCATGATTGAGATCTACGCTTTACATTGGTTTAAAGATATCCACGTCGGCACCGTCCGTGTCCTCGTCGGAAACCTCATTACTCCGCCCTCTAGACCTTTCCACAAAGACAATGCTCCTATTGGTATGCGATTTGTCGCTCTTCAAGTTCGTCGTCCTTCTGGTAGACCTCAGGGGATTCTCAACATCGGAGTAACGGTTCTTGATAGTTCCATGCGGAGTATGCCACTTTATACGCATAATGCCTCCGCCGTTGGTTACCGTCATTTAATGGGCGAGAAAGATGCGTATGATAGCCATAATCATCTCAGTCCTCATGTTTTCGCCGCCGGTGGTGGTAAACCTGAGCTCCGACGAACGAAAAGTGATTCGAGTTCTGTTATTGCTTCGGAGGCTGTTATGAGACACCAACGCGCTATGATTAATATGGAAAGAGCTTGTTCTGCGATTTCTGGTTCTGAAGTTAGCGATAACAGGGTGAATAAAAAtaggaagaaaaagaagaagaaaacgtCGTCGTCGTCCTCTCAGACTAGTTCTATAATCAGCGGTGATTCTGGTAGATTTACGAGTTCTGTTCTCAGCGATGCGGTGGTTCCGTGGAAGGTTAAAAATGGAAAAGCAAGTTCTTCTCCTTCTGATATAAACGTGCAGCCGCCACCACCACCGTTTAACTACGAGGAACAACACggcaataataataatgaaaacgAGATTCATCATGATCGTGATAGTGATCATGAACATGAACATGATAATAAGAATGATATTGATGATAATCAGAAGGAAGTTTCGTCTGATAATACTGTTTCTGACGATACTACAACGGATACTGATGTGAGTGAGAAACAGAACATTGCTTATCAAGTTAATGCTACGCCAAAACGTCATTTTCCACCCTCTCCGGCACCTCGGCCGGCAGAGTATAAGAACTCTCCAAAGCCAAAGTTTATGAAATCTCCGACAATGCCGGAATATAGGAACTCTCCCAAGCCACATTATAAGAATTCTCCCTTGCCGGAGTATAAGAGCTCTCCTAAGCCGCAATTTAAGAATTCTCCAATGCCGGAGTATAAGAACTCTCCTAAGCCGCAATTTAAGAATTCTCCAATGCCGGAGTATAAGAATTCTCCGATGCCAGAGTATAAGAATACTCCAAAGCCGCAGTATATGAGATCTCCGACTATGCCGGAATATAAGAACACTCCTAAGCCGCAATATAGAAACTCGCCAATGCCAGAGTTTAAGAACTCTCCTGTGCCGCAGTTTAGAAATTCGCCTATGCCGGAGTTTAAGAACTCGCCTATGGCACCAGTTAGGAATTCTCCAATGCCGCAGTTCAAGAATTCTCCGATGCCGCAATTTCGAAACTCACCAGCGGTTTCGAAGTTCAACCCTGCAATGGGATTCAGTGGTTCTCAAAGGGGCACACCGATGCATCCATTTGGGAAGATTAACGGTGCTTTTGAATATGCGACGCCGATGAGGTCCAACTTGGCGAACATGAGGCCGGTTATGATGACAGAGTCAGAGCTGGGACCATCTCCGTCAGAGGTTGCGGCGGCAATGGCAAGGAAGCCAATGGTCGACGAGGGGGATAATTCAACAATGACAAGGTGGAGCTTAGATGAAAGCGTGGAAGGGTTGGGGTCGAAATTGGATAGGTGGCGGACGGAGTTGCCACCGGTGATTGACCGCGGTGAGCTGTCGAGCCTCCCAACGAATAGCACCAAGACCAGCCGCCACTCGCGGAGGCACACAGACGGAGGAGGAGGGAATGGGTTGTTTTCTTGCTTTAGTAATATCTGCGGTGTTGAGTGCTCCATAGTGTGTGGTAGTGACTCTAAGGCCAAAGTTAAGAAGAATAGTCGCACCCGCACTTCTTCTACTGCCGACGACAATACCAGCATTCTGTGA
- the LOC101494670 gene encoding uncharacterized protein isoform X2, whose amino-acid sequence MDEFQCPNNTSTEHEFHSTLRSSPSFEIYNKSHVHHDYDNHNHPEHVLKITALTLESSVGSAEFSFERNKMDLIEEAENEKENEIDWSIGIKNLSVEEEEEDDDDDGPATPPMYLAAGLGIDGGEVVSDSNLISDDIFVHNLHESEDLEEYYKRMVDGYPSHPLILKKYAHFLQGKGELEDAEEYFHRATLADPNDGEILMHYAKLVWENRRDRDRALFYFERAAQAAPNDSNVLAAYASFLWETEDDENDMEKQDTGPVKTSKEENGAENLTAANFNEESNDADYLKKMVDDNPNNHLFLKKYAQFLFQSNSDVEAAEDYYSRAISAAPHDGEIISEYAKLQWERYHDQEKALSLFEQAVQATPGDSIYMFSLGNRRQ is encoded by the exons ATGGATGAGTTTCAATGTCCCAACAACACATCAACGGAACACGAATTTCATTCAACCTTGCGTTCATCTCCATCATTTGAAATATACAACAAATCTCATGTTCATCATGATTACGACAACCACAACCACCCAGAACATGTTTTGAAAATAACTGCTTTGACTTTGGAATCCAGTGTTGGTAGTGCTGAGTTCAGCTTTGAAAGGAACAAGATGGATTTGATTGAGGAAGCAGAGAATGAAAAAGAGAATGAAATTGATTGGTCAATTGGGATTAAGAATTTGAgtgttgaagaagaagaagaagatgatgatgatgatggacCAGCTACTCCTCCTATGTATCTTGCAGCAGGGCTTGGAATTGACGGTGGTGAAGTTGTGTCTGATAGTAATCTTATTAGTGATGATATATTTGTTCATAATTTGCATGAAAGTGAGGATCTTGAAGAGTATTATAAGAGAATGGTTGATGGTTATCCCTCACATCCTTTGATTCTGAAAAAATATGCACATTTTTTACAA GGTAAGGGGGAACTTGAAGATGCTGAGGAGTACTTTCATCGTGCTACTCTAGCTGATCCTAATGATGGTGAAATCTTGATGCACTATGCGAAGCTGGTGTGGGAGAATCGTCGTGACAGAGATAGAGCATTGTTCTATTTTGAGCGCGCAGCTCAAGCTGCACCTAATGACAG CAATGTTCTTGCAGCATATGCTAGTTTTCTCTGGGAAACAGAAGATGATGAGAATGACATGGAAAAACAAGATACTGGACCTGTCAAGACCTCAAAAGAAGAAAATGGTGCAGAAAATCTTACAGCAGCTAATTTCAATGAAGAGAGTAATGATGCAGATTATTTGAAGAAGATGGTTGATGACAATCCTAACAATCATTTGTTTCTGAAAAAATATGCTCAGTTTCTGTTTCAG TCAAACAGTGATGTTGAAGCAGCAGAGGATTACTACTCAAGAGCGATCTCGGCTGCTCCCCACGACGGTGAAATAATATCAGAATATGCTAAACTACAGTGGGAACGTTATCATGATCAGGAAAAAGCTTTGTCTTTATTTGAGCAAGCAGTTCAGGCTACCCCTGGAGATAG CATATACATGTTTTCTTTGGGAAACAGAAGACAATGA
- the LOC101494670 gene encoding uncharacterized protein isoform X1 gives MDEFQCPNNTSTEHEFHSTLRSSPSFEIYNKSHVHHDYDNHNHPEHVLKITALTLESSVGSAEFSFERNKMDLIEEAENEKENEIDWSIGIKNLSVEEEEEDDDDDGPATPPMYLAAGLGIDGGEVVSDSNLISDDIFVHNLHESEDLEEYYKRMVDGYPSHPLILKKYAHFLQGKGELEDAEEYFHRATLADPNDGEILMHYAKLVWENRRDRDRALFYFERAAQAAPNDSNVLAAYASFLWETEDDENDMEKQDTGPVKTSKEENGAENLTAANFNEESNDADYLKKMVDDNPNNHLFLKKYAQFLFQSNSDVEAAEDYYSRAISAAPHDGEIISEYAKLQWERYHDQEKALSLFEQAVQATPGDSNVLAAYTCFLWETEDNEN, from the exons ATGGATGAGTTTCAATGTCCCAACAACACATCAACGGAACACGAATTTCATTCAACCTTGCGTTCATCTCCATCATTTGAAATATACAACAAATCTCATGTTCATCATGATTACGACAACCACAACCACCCAGAACATGTTTTGAAAATAACTGCTTTGACTTTGGAATCCAGTGTTGGTAGTGCTGAGTTCAGCTTTGAAAGGAACAAGATGGATTTGATTGAGGAAGCAGAGAATGAAAAAGAGAATGAAATTGATTGGTCAATTGGGATTAAGAATTTGAgtgttgaagaagaagaagaagatgatgatgatgatggacCAGCTACTCCTCCTATGTATCTTGCAGCAGGGCTTGGAATTGACGGTGGTGAAGTTGTGTCTGATAGTAATCTTATTAGTGATGATATATTTGTTCATAATTTGCATGAAAGTGAGGATCTTGAAGAGTATTATAAGAGAATGGTTGATGGTTATCCCTCACATCCTTTGATTCTGAAAAAATATGCACATTTTTTACAA GGTAAGGGGGAACTTGAAGATGCTGAGGAGTACTTTCATCGTGCTACTCTAGCTGATCCTAATGATGGTGAAATCTTGATGCACTATGCGAAGCTGGTGTGGGAGAATCGTCGTGACAGAGATAGAGCATTGTTCTATTTTGAGCGCGCAGCTCAAGCTGCACCTAATGACAG CAATGTTCTTGCAGCATATGCTAGTTTTCTCTGGGAAACAGAAGATGATGAGAATGACATGGAAAAACAAGATACTGGACCTGTCAAGACCTCAAAAGAAGAAAATGGTGCAGAAAATCTTACAGCAGCTAATTTCAATGAAGAGAGTAATGATGCAGATTATTTGAAGAAGATGGTTGATGACAATCCTAACAATCATTTGTTTCTGAAAAAATATGCTCAGTTTCTGTTTCAG TCAAACAGTGATGTTGAAGCAGCAGAGGATTACTACTCAAGAGCGATCTCGGCTGCTCCCCACGACGGTGAAATAATATCAGAATATGCTAAACTACAGTGGGAACGTTATCATGATCAGGAAAAAGCTTTGTCTTTATTTGAGCAAGCAGTTCAGGCTACCCCTGGAGATAG CAATGTTCTTGCAGCATATACATGTTTTCTTTGGGAAACAGAAGACAATGAAAACTGA